The Panthera leo isolate Ple1 chromosome D1, P.leo_Ple1_pat1.1, whole genome shotgun sequence region TTCAAATGTTCTGTAGGCTCCTCAACTGTGGAGAATTTCCACTGGCTTCTTCCCACAGACTTTTCAGCTACGTTCATCTTTCTGcctcatttctcctctctttaCTTTCTGTGCCATTTTCCTCTCTGAGGAGCATTTAGTCATTACCCGGATTTTCTCACTCAGGGCCATTTAAACCATTCTTTTGACGATAGGGCTCTTGATAATATTCGTCCTTAGGATCTCTCTCTTCGCCTTCAAATGACCAATTTCACCTGCCCAGCCCCAAGACAGCTCCTCTGTAAGATAAAATCAGATCAGGCAGTTGAGATAATAGCATTTTCACCTCATTacactttattttgctttgcaatTTTCAATTCAGTACTAAAAGGAATGTGCAATaatccttgtttttaaaaatcacactttaATGGGCTTTTAATGATAGTCTTTCTTTGCTGTCGGAAGAGAAGCATCTGTGACACTCATTATTATGAACTGTGACTTACCTGCGCCGTCATTCTATAAAAAACTTTTCTGTCAAATGTCTTGCCCAAGAAAATGGTTAAAACAATTATAGGTGTATCATTTACCTTGAGGACCTTCTGTGAAAACCTCACATGCAAACTCTGTATTTAATGGAACCTTGGGGCTGAATTTTCCAGCAGGAAAGCCTTCATAGTATATTGTCTCTCAGACTTCTTTTGGTTTCCTAGGCACTCGGCCTACTCCTACTGAAGCATAGGAACTGACCTAATCTAAAGTGAAATTTTCATATCATGCCCTCAAGTTTTGGTATTATCTAGGAATAAACACCCTTAGGTGTATGTAAACATTTGTATTATATCAAAATGAAAGTCCCCTTTTTGAGACATTGTCAAACAAAACCGTggtttatttgaaacatttttgaaagaccATTACAATTGATTAGGAGACTACGTGAGACTTCGACTATGAAGAAGATAAGTACTGAGAATGCTTCATGCCTTTGACAAGGAGATGAGGCGAAGGGAGTTACTGTAAACAAAGAGGGAGACGGGattccttacatttttttaaaaagttactgacACTTGTCCTTGACTTCTGTGGTTTCTACTTTCAGCTTACAATTGAGAAAGTCCTTAGTGGCACTTCATGCATCAGAAGGTATTCTGGGATTTCCTTGTTGGAGAATTCGGTCCCTTCTTTTGAAGAAGGACTCGTGGTTCATTTATATGGAACAAATTCTTACACGGAAGGTTTACCATCATAGTTTGCTTTCACATCCTCATCTTCTCCACAGTCctctttcacatttaatttttgtatttgccTTAAGTTCATTTGATGTGTCGCATGTTTTCCTCTGGATGATGAGTCTTTGGACAAGCCATTGCCTTCCTTAGGGCTGCTTTCACCTCCTCGTTTCTAATTGTATAAATGAAGGGATTCAGAAGGGGTGTCAGGATAGTATTTAGCACTGACACCACCTTATTAATCTTCAAGGAAGAGTGTGCTGTGGGTCTCAGGTACATGAACAAAACGGCACCACAGAGCAGGGAGACTGCTGTCAGGTGGGAGGCACAGGTCGAGAAAATCTTCTGTTGGCCAGTGGCTGAAGGGATCTGTAGGATGGTGGACAGGATACAGATATAAGAAATCGCTGTGAAGAGGagtgaccctgggatcaccaGGACCGTCACCAAAAGACCCAGGAGCTCCAAAATGCTTGTGTCTGTGCAGGCTGCTTTCAAAATGGGACCAACATCACAGTAGAAATGATTGATGACATTGTCGCCACAGAATGGCAACCGGATGAGCAGTAGCATCGTACAAAAGACGATGGTAAAGCCTACCACCCAGGAGCTGAGGGCAAGTTGCAGTCAGAGGTTGCTGGTCATAATGGTGGGGTAGCGAAGGGGCTTGCAGATGGCCAGgtaatggtcagaagacatgacaATGAAGATAAAGAACTCGGTGGTTCCCAGGAAAAAGTGGAAGAAGACAGCAGGGGATGCAGATAGCTGTTCTTGCCACCACAAACGTTTCTGATAGTTTGGGAATGACCGTGGTAGGGAACCAGATCTCTAGGAAGGACAAGGTGCAAAGGAAGAAGTACATTGGTATTTGTAGCCTGGGCTCGGCCCAGACGATGGCAATTTTGAGCCCACTGCCTGCAAGGGTTAATATGTAGCTGCAAAAGATCACGAGAAAGAGAGGGATTTGTAGTCCTTGGGTATCAGGAAAGCCTAGAAGGATGAACTCTGTGATGGTCGTGCCATTTGTCATGTCCCTTGATTCTCTAGAAAGACAGGCAAGAAAGTAGCTCTTTAGAATCTCATACTAATTtggacaaaaaaaagaaaaagaaagaaaaggaggattCTGATTCCATTTAAGATCCTTCAGGACACTCCCCCTCcttcacatacacatatacaccctAAGCCCTCCTTCCTTACTCATGATTTGGCTTATCCTTTGGTTGACTAAACCAGCACCTAATGGACTTTGAAAGTACTTAGTATACTTGATGAGTGGAAAAGTAGTTTTCCATCCATGTATAGCTATGAGAATAACCGTTGCAATGTGCTTTAGCTGTCAATAATccatattattgttattttttattctatttaaatcCAATTTAGTGAATTTACagcgtaataatggtttcaggactagaatttagtgattcatcacttacatagaacaccccaAATTagtatttaaagtatacataacgagtggcacctgggtggctcagtctgttgagcgtctgacttcggctcaggtcatgatctctcagtctgtgggttcgagcctcgcgtcgggctctgtgctgacagttcggagcctgtagcctgctttagattgtgtgtctccctctctctctgcccctcccccgctcatgctctgtctctctctttgtgccaaagataaataaacattaaaaaaattaaaaaaaaagtatacataatgGTATGTCTGCATAAACTGAGCTGTGGGTTCATAAGAAGTGAATCCACACTTTCctattatatttgaaaagaaactatccatttatattacaaatatgttTAAGAAAGCTGATTTTGCAACTCCCcccatgtctctgtgtgtgtatttatacaacTAAAAATCCTTGCTGTTATATATTAGTGGTGAAATACAACTTAGATAATAGAACAGATGTTTTCTCAGGAATCCACTTCCAAATTCTAGTTCAGACTTGTAACAAAGGAgactaaaaaaatattcaaactaaATGAAGAGAACTGCTTAGCAAGTAGGAAAATGCACTAAGCTTTAATTCAAaatgccttggggcacctgggtggctcagtcggttgagcacctgacttcggctcaggtcatgatctcgcagtgtgagttcaagccccgcgtcgggctctgtgctgacagctcagagcctggagcctgcttcggactctctgtctccccctctctctgcccctcccccacccccacgcacactctgtctcaaaaataaataaacattaaaaaaaaattaaaaaaaaaaaccaaaatgccaAGACCAGCTGAATTAGGGCCTAATATGCAGAAGTACCTAATAAATGTACACTggataaagatacacacacacacacacacacacacacacacacacacaaatacccacAAACCTAAACACGaacctaaaaaagtaaaaaggctaGCAAATGCTTAGGATAACAAACTGGATCCTGGCAAGTACATTCCTACCAAAACCTTCCTTTATGACTAAGTATCTGTCCATACTAACCGAAGCATTCCTATTTGCATATGAAAATTTATAAGCTGagaattttttcttcctgttctatTAAAATTCACTAGAAAACAGTAAATCTACTTCCTATCCTATTGAGGATATTCTTCTACGTGGTTCTTTTTTGCAATGGGTAAGGTACATTGCTATGAAATGAATTGCCCCATTTTCAAAGTATGAGAAACTTAGCCTGAGAGAAGAAGCTCACAGTTCATTGATATGAGGATTAATTCTATCCCCATATTAGAGAACAAGAATTCTCTGAGAGCCTAAGGGAGAAAAATACTCCCATTTCCTCCCACCTCTTTTCTAGACCaggaaaggattatttttttttgcctataaTGTCACAAGCTTCGGTTATTTCCCATGAAGGCTGTAAGAGACGGAGAAGCATTTGAATGTGTACTAATGGCCAGTATAACCGGCCATGAGCCTGGTCCCTCCAAATAGGGTAGATATagatttatcttcattttgcactCAGAGGAGAATGGCATTCTCTCCCGGTTAATACAAATTTTCTAAGCGCTAAACATTCCACAATTTGGAGAATTGGACCTATAAATAGCATAGGCATTTGTTGAGAGCTTCTTATGTTCCAAGTCCTACTAGAGGATTAAGGAGTTTATCAtttgatagggagagagagaccatgtaTAATAATTACAATATAGTGCAGGGAGTGATCCTATGGAGTTGTGCGCAGGTTGTTTTAGGAACAGCCAGCAGAGACCCCTTACCCAGCCTGGCAGACGTTAGGGAAGGTTTTCCAGAGAAGGAGGTGCCTCAGCCGAGTCTAAAGGAGTTCAATAGGAAAAGAGAGTGGGACAGGGAGGAAGAATGCATTCCAGACAAGGCCCGAAGTTTGTGAAATAGAACTAAAGCATAGAATCTAGCTTGAGCTGAAGCTGGGAGTCAGGCCTGTTCAGGCACTTGTGATAAGCTAACAGGTAGGGCACTTCTCAGAACCTTGAGGGTAGCATCCAAAATCCTTGGTGTGACATTCAAGACCGTTGATGACCTGGTCTTACCCTACCCAATCTTCCAGACTGATCTGccgttttcctttttctttccccattccaTGCTCTGTGCTTATTGACTTACCCAAGTTTAGAGTTTGGCTAACTATTTGTACATAAGATCTCACTGGAACTACACTAATTCGTTGGTGCtgcaatggcagagttgaatagttgcagCAGAGACTATAGGGCCCCCAAAGCCTAAACTACTCAGAATCAGGCCCTTTACAGCAACAGTTTGCTGATCTCTGCTCTGGTTCCCTGAAGGTGTCATCAGCTCTCTCATCACCTAATCACTGTGTGCTGTTCCCTTGGCCTAGAATACCTTCCCCCAATCTCTTCCAGCATTTGGCTAAGTCCTATCTGAAGTCTAGACCTCACCTAAGGACCCATGTcatgggaagccttccctgacttcccaTCTCCAATCTAGTTCCAGTGCTACTCCTACCCTCCGTGACCCCCTGGACATTTCCATATCTGAACGcttacaaaattttaattatagtttGTTTGGCTTCCTCCATAAACTTTAAGGTCGTAAGCGGTATATATCTGTAGGGCAATAATATCTGTAGGGCTTAAGTATGGGCTTGTCATAAAATAAGCCCTCAAGAGATATTTTCTGGAGGATTATATAAATGGATAGTTTGTTGACATTGTATCCCCAGGTACCTATGAGTTTACATAGACTGATACATGCTTATGTTTATGAAATGCTACTGCTCTATTTCAAAGGCTAGGCACATAACAAGGACTGTTGGCTAAATAATTTGTCTCCAAGTCCGCTTCGGCTTCcagcttttatgtaaattttgctGCATGTAAACCTTTCTGCTCTTCCGTCTATCCCTACTCAGGGATATGAGTTTCTTACTGCATTCTGATTATTCTCCCAGATCTCCAGACTGGCCCCGAGCACAGAGAGCTTTCTTAACCCACTTAATGCTCAAGGGTTTGAGGCACAGTTGAATCATTTTTTCTGAGCTATGTTGTTGCAATCAAGCatccttcatttttctcaaacttttcatagtctcaaaagaaaaaaagtacaaaaatattaaaaatttttttttttaatgtttagttattttggaagagagagacagagcatgagcaggggacaggcagagaaagagagagggagacacagaatccaaagcaggctccaggctctgatctgtcagcacagaaccgatgtggggctcaaacccacaaaccgtgagatcacgacctgagctgaagtcagacgcttaaccgactgagccacccaggcgccccaaaaagtacaaaaatattaacatgtaTCTTTTCTTGATTTGGGCTAAGGGCAATGTGTCCCAAGCctcatcatttttttgtttgcttattcattttgtctttttaactttTGATAGGGGGCAATTTCTTGAATTTTTGGACTTTGATCATGTAGTCAATGTGAAGATGCCCAGTAGTGTGTGACCTTCCAGCAGAGGAACCTGGATTATACTCTATCAGTTCCACAAAGGCAAATGCATCAAGAATCACTACttggagtggggcacctgggtggctcagtcagttaagtgtctgactcctgattttggctcaggtcatgatctcaccgttggtgagttcgagccctgcattgagctcggtgctgacagcatggagcttgcttgggattctctgtctccctttctgtctgctccccacctctctctcaaaaataaatacataaacataaaaaaaaaaaaagaatcactacTTGGGGGACTGTGCAATACTGAGATGCAAATAAAGATAGCCAGTCTGAAATTCGTTCCAAGGATTTATGGTTCTGGGTAAAATGCAGTAAATTAAGACTGTTTGCTGGTCCAAGTCAGGGTTATGACTTTTCTGTATGAGACTGAGATTCATTTATTGGAATTCATTTGAAGGCTTCAAGGCAGCAAGGCTAGCCGTAGCTTTTCATTCTAGAGAAAAGCAAAACTTCACCCCAAACAGTACTCTTTGCTTCTCTGTAGCAAAGAAATACTCACAAGCACTAATGATTCCCAAGGAAACACTTCTGGTCCTGAGGTGCATGCTTGCCCACATGTGGactgaaagaaaaggagactCTTATAAGGCcacagaattgaaacagaaaAGTTCCTTCTTTTTTGCATTAGGAAAATGCATCTCTCTTTCTAGAATTTAAGGTAAGTGCTGTCATGCATTGCCGACTTCTATTCATAAAGCTTTCAAGAAATGGCAACATTGCTTCAGTGTTTAAGAGAATTGTTTTGAAAGTGATTAATAGATCAGTTCACACTAGGTCAAggtttcttctctcaaaataatgattTGTTAGTGGGGCACTTTCCTAGCTTCCTCTGGGACATTAGTCTCCATGGATGTGCTCCGGAGACTCCCGAGAGAAAACAAAGTCTCGCTAAAAGTTTATTCATAAGTCAGGGTGAGACATTGCAGCTTTCTAAATTCTCATTGGTACCAGTCATGCCTCCACTCCTGAAATAATTCACCAAAATCTGAGAATCCATGGGGTTGAGATCTTGAATTTCTTAGTTTCTGCCAGGAGAAAAATCAGTGGTTTCTTAATAATTAAATGGGATCCTCTAATGAACTAAGTCGGCTTAAGGGTAGGAAATTTGATTAATAACGTGAAAAGTAGCCAGGTATGCAGAAATGCAAGAGTGAACAGCATAGAATCTTATGGTGATAAGTGAAAAGATGGGGTTTTGAACTCTTGAGGGTCAGCAGACAGTTGATGGAGATAGCAAGTGCCGTTAATTGTTGGGGGACGCTCtacaaaacaggaaaatagaGCTGGAATCGTAATTTAGAAGGACTTTAATGAGGTGGACTTACATAGAAGAAAATGCAgacattttaagtatatagttcagCGAGTTTTGACAGATGTGTATACCCATGGAACCACACCTTAAATTAAGATTTAGAACGTCCTCAGCACTCCAAAAAGTTCTTTTGTGCATGCTTTCTGTTGGTCTACCTCAACACCTTCTCTCCCATCCCAacaaccactgatctgatttCTACGTCTACAGATTAATCTTGACTTTTGTATGATTTTATATGGatgaaatcatacagtaggtATACTTTTTTGTATCCGGATACTTTCGCTTGGCAaactatttttgaaattcatccatattgtcaaaTATGAAAAGTTCATtcctggggcggctgggtggcccagtcggttgagcgtccgacttcggatcaggtcatgatctcacagtttgtgggttcgagccctgcatcaggctccatgctgaccgcttgctcagagcctggagcctgcttcagattctgtgtctccttcttctctctctgcccctcccctgctcacgctttgtctcactctgtttctcaaaaatgaataaatgtaaaaaataaaaaaaaaatttaaagttcattcctttaaaaaatgttttttccatt contains the following coding sequences:
- the LOC122201149 gene encoding LOW QUALITY PROTEIN: olfactory receptor 6X1 (The sequence of the model RefSeq protein was modified relative to this genomic sequence to represent the inferred CDS: inserted 2 bases in 1 codon; substituted 1 base at 1 genomic stop codon), translating into MTNGTTITEFILLGFPDTQGLQIPLFLVIFCSYILTLAGSGLKIAIVWAEPRLQIPMYFFLCTLSFLEIWFPTTVIPKLSETFVVARTAICIPCCXFFHFFLGTTEFFIFIVMSSDHYLAICKPLRYPTIMTSNLXLQLALSSWVVGFTIVFCTMLLLIRLPFCGDNVINHFYCDVGPILKAACTDTSILELLGLLVTVLVIPGSLLFTAISYICILSTILQIPSATGQQKIFSTCASHLTAVSLLCGAVLFMYLRPTAHSSLKINKVVSVLNTILTPLLNPFIYTIRNEEVKAALRKAMACPKTHHPEENMRHIK